The nucleotide sequence AAcagaaaaggaattttatttattatttttaataattctatACTTTCTTTGAGCTCCTTAGGAAGTAAGAGGTTCACTCAACGCTAGTTGAATATCGAAATTATTCGAAGAGAAACAAAAGATACTGGTGACCCTAGGAATATGAATTTGCTAAActgatataaaaataataaaatgaaaagtTTTTCGagtcattttcattttcaatatgaACTACTAGAATCATTGATAATTGTTTTAGATTAAAGCATAGTAAAAGTAGCGATGTCAAGTTCATCACCATGCGAGCAACAATCTAAAACCACTCTAATGCTACACTCCTAATCAAGCATTAACTAAATTGGAATCTCGACCACAACCGATAACATCATCGGGCTTCACTTCCTCTTCTTGGCCGGCGGCTGCGGAAGGTCATcctcttcgtcttcttcctcgtcctcttcatcctcatcctcttcttcatcctcatcaCCGTCATCGTCGTCGTCATCATCGTCACCATTGTCATCATCCTCTTCGTTTCCACCTTCGCCATTGGCCTCCGGGTTATCATTTTCATCCCCAGAAGGATCATCTTCAGCCCCGTCGTCATCTTCCTGGTCTTCATCTTGTTCGTTGTCATCCTCATCATCCTCTTCGTCCTCATCTGAATCACCATCATCCTTGTTCTCTGGCACAGCTTCATCCTTGCTCTTTCGAAGTATCCTTCAAAGAAATGAAACGAAGATTATTCACTGCTACCGTATCAGGATCACAACTTCTTTGAGGTTAATTAAGGTAACAGCATTACCTGTAAATTGCATCAGGACCTTCAACAAGTGAAGCAGTTTGACTTGATGAAGAGACCATCTGAAACAAGTAAAATGATGTCAAACGATTCCATTTATTAGTGAAGGTGTGTATCAAACGGTCTGCGTAAATAGAAAGAAAGCATTGTTAAGCATCGCTACAACAAAGTTGGAAGATTCTTGCCCTACGAATACTTGATCTCCCATATGtattaaataaatcaaaatacaaaacaaTCCCCAAGATATTGTGTGAACAATTGAGTGCATCAAGTAAGTGATATAGGCAGGTTACGAAAAACAAAGATTAAATGAATACAAAAAGGAATTATGCAAAAGAATTTAAGTGGAAATGAAGAAATTGAGTTTGAGAGAATCTAAGAAACCAAGCTAATAACAGTAAACATAAAAGgctttttcattcttttctaatGTTTGACAAACATAAACTAGATCATAAACATTCATAGCTTGGCGACAAAGCACACATCAAACGCATTAAGTAGCAATTTGGGATACCGGTAGACGAGTAAAAAGGATAAACATCACAAACATGATGCTCAGGATTGAGTAAAATCATAGTAATTACAGCTTCACTGCAGGAGTTAAATTCCACTATCTAATATCTTAATCAAGTAGACAAGAAAAATCTCACACTAGCTTAATCTTTTGTGATCCTAGCATTTATTGTTGCATTGGTAATTTATTATTTTAGCCTAACAGTCAACAGAATgctctttctttcctttattagCTCATTTTCTGTTTGTTCTTGCTTTACTTATTAGAACTTTCCCTATTTTTGTCTCCTGACAAGTTGGCCATTAAACACCTGAGAAATACCCTTGAAACTTGCCACGATAAATCAATGAAAGTTGAACACTAGGGTTGCTCAAATCTAACAGACATGAGCTCCAGGTCGAGGTCATGAACAATGGAACTGAAACATGCTGACAAATATTATAAATTGAGATAATCTCAAGCAAAATATGTGCCATAAAGTTCAACAGTGAGTCCCTTGATGGGTAAGTTTGTTGTTTTGCCACATCATATTTGATAATGCCTTTAGGTACCTTATTGCGGGAAAGTGCAATTAAGCATATGATTGCATCAGAAAATTTTTCGCATGTGTACAGTATTTTACAGGCAAAATAGTAGGCTAGATATGGGTTAAAAAAAGCAAAAAGCACAAGAACATCTAAAAATCAAGTACAAGGAACCAGACAGTTTGCGCATAAGAATCACAATGCCACTCTTATTATTTTTACATTGGGCAGTGTTATATAGCCTAAAAGAATCATGCTTGGATGATAAATCCATCACCTCTTGTAATATAACTAACACAGGAACAAGAACAGAAATAAACTACCACTCGAGGAAAAATCAGCTGGTACTAATCTAAAACATGAATTTGTTAAATCAAGAAATCAAAAAAATCAAGGAAGGTCCTACACCTTAGGATATTTGCAAAGCGCATTAGTTATGTAGAATAAAGTATCCCCTTGGTCCATCAACATATAACCTATATAAACACAACTGTAAACGCAATGCAACTGCAGCCTAATGGAAAAGTAGCCAGGCAATAGCTCAAACACAAATCTACTTTGACAAGAACTTCAAATCCAGTTGCAAAGGAGATTTATCTTCAAATTTTAATCTATCTGCGTGCAGTGCAAAGTgaataaagagaaaaaaaacatCTCCAAACTGGAGATTTGAGTAGTCGAACACAAATTAAAAAAGCACAATTGTTGGAAGGATATCAAGTGGAACAAAAAGTCCATTTTTACCGCTAGAAGAAGCGAAAGGAGAGTCTTTTCCACGGCCAAAGCAATCTCGGCGACGCATAACTCCATTATGGAGCAGAAAGCAGCTCCGCCACTCTGGCTTCGGCATAAAACCTCCATCTCCACAAAAACGCGCACTAAACCCTTCAAAAAAAAACAGCAACGAGAAAAAGGATGAGAAATAGAAGGCTATAACTACAGCCCTATGCAAAACCCAGAAGCACCTGGAGCAGCACGAACCGAGAAGCGAAGAATCCCGCCGAGGTCGCCGCGCAAGATCTCCCAGTGCTGTTTCGAGGGTTAGGGTTGTAGGAAGTGTTGGGTGGCGTGATCTGGTCCAAGACGTCTAAGTAAGTGATGTCCAACTGACATTAGATCTCTCGGTCTTTCTGAAATCCAACGGTTCTAGTTGACAAAGAAACATATCCATTCGCAAATTGGTTGGAGGAGATCCCACTGTACTTTAGGGCTTTTGGGCTTCGCTGGTAGATTGGGTTCGTTAAGGGTGTCAGCCACTTGCTAATTGTGGACTTCGCGGTGATAAATAAAAACTATCAGGATGAAAAACAATTACCTTTTATAGCCATTAACTAGTTAATATTgtatttacaaaatattttttatatttaaaattaatttaatatccaCTTTAGGAGATATATGTGTACTTACTTTAAAtggataaaatatataaatattcaaAAACAGAGAAGCGACTCCTGCATGACCAATACTCGTCTTCTGTGTCTCGAGGACATGTTCTTGATCTACTTGTAACATATGAATTCACTGTGTTCATCTGTTCTCGCGATAAATTACATCCAAACTTGGTAGCTAAAATGAACAGATAGATGAACAATTCAAAAATTGTTGGCGTCATCTAAACATCAGAACAAAAGCTGAATTATCATTTCATTGCCAGAAAGTAAAAGGAATTACCTAAATTTTACAGGTGTTGAATAAATTGTAGCCATGCAGCTTAGCAATGCAATGCTCCTCAAAATTAAACACTATTGAATGACTGCTGTTAGCGATCTGGTTCTTCATGAGTCCTAACTCcaatatttacattttggttCCATGCCTAACAATCGGGTAAGGGGTCGTTGAGGTCTGGTAGTGCAATGAGATCTTCGCGCCTGGGTAGGGAAGGAGCTGCAATCTTCGGAAGCTCCGCTCGCAACTGCAACAAGGACATCAGTGCTTCAATAGATTGTTTGACATCTAATTTGCGCAGAAAAGTCAGGTAGAATTGTAGAAATAAGCTTTCTTAGATAACAGAACACCATGATGAAGTATGGAAAAATGCTCAGTGAGTTCTTCAAAACACTATGGAACAAAATAGTGTTTAAGATGCTACATTCCCTGAAAAAAAAATGACAATAATATGGATTGAAAAGTATATGGTGGCTACTTAATGATCATATTGTGATTGTTGGAGGGCTGTGGGTTGTTATAATTCATTATAGGAAGTGACAGATGGGGTTTGGTCAGATATATCATTCATATTTAATGGAAATGATGTTCCCCAAAAAAAGTAGTTCTGATGTGATGGCTGACATCAAGAAGGATCAATTGTAGCTTACCTAATTCAAAGGTTAGGTAGATTGCTATGAACCAAGTCATAAACAAAATGTAATGTTCTACAGGAGGAGTATTTTGCAAATGTAGACTGACAATCTAAATTGGCCCAACTAATGAAAACTTTGAAGTTAGAGTACCATAGTGAAAAATTCTCAATCTGGGTGCCCTCCCAGCTAATGTACCAAAATATTGTTCTTTGGTTCGGCTATTTTTTTAAACCACTTCATAAGTGATGTCGTATTAAAATTACATCAAAATGGATATAGATGATACCAGAGACTCAAGCATGAAGGAAAACTGCCTAAAATGAGAAATTGGCAAATTTCAAATTGATCAAGCAAGTTGTTTCACATATTGAATTATATAATGTAACACAAGGGCAAGCTATGAAGAGCGTGAATTGTAGCACTAAACAATTCGATAAATAATTACGCCTACAGTTTACATTTGCAGTTTGGTCTCCAAATTTTAGCTTTTATCAATTTTCCCTTTGAAAACTAGACTAGTTTGAGTTAGCTTATATCCAAAGTAATTCCAATAAATAAATTACAACTATAATATTAATCTTTATGAATGATGAGTAGAGGTGTCCATCTTGACCCAGGCTTGGCCCATGCCATAGTTGTCTCAATTCGACCTATGTTGAGTTCGTCCTAGCCATATTTGAATGATATCCAAATCAGTCGTGTCCTAGCACAGGCTCTGACTCAATTGGCTGCCACTAGTCTACTAAAAGTGTTAATAGGTTCTAACCCAAGCAGGGCCTGGGTTCTCTCCGTGCCAAGTTGGCTTGATTCGGGTCAAACTATGTCAGCTTGTACATGAGCGATCCAACTAAGACAGGCCAATCGGCATGAGCTCTAGTCTAGCTCGTCTGCCCAAGCAGCTGAGCCACACCGGCCCAATTAAGGTTGGGCCATTAAGCAAGACTCAAGCCACACCGGACCAGCTTGACCTGAGTCAGTGTTAGATTCTCTCATCCATTAAAATGCAAGGAACCCCAGATCCAAACGAGACAAAGAAACTTCACAATCAATAATAATGCCATGTGGAAAAAAATGGACTTTTTACcgaagaaaaagagaaaacaaatCAGACTTTATCCGGGTTCCAAGGACTCAATAAATGATTCTTGTAAAGAAAAAGTATCGATGCGTTTCATTAAATAATGCCGTgtagagaggagaaggagagagaggGACACCTGCTTCAGCCTTTGATTATGGGCTCGCAACGCATCCGCGGTCCTATGCGCGTCTTCTATCCCCTGCTTCGCAGTCATCCGTGAATCACATATTACGACGAATTAAACAGGCCAAATTTGATCTACGTGCGATGAattcatttataaaaaaaacaaagtgAAGGAAAAAGAATCAACCTTGCGAAGTTTCGCCCTTTCTTCAAGCAGCGTCCGTTCCATCGCCTGCAGCTCCAGCTTTGTCTGCTCACCAAACCCAAATGACAACCCTAATTAAATATAGAAGACGACGGCAAAAGATTTCCAATTCTAAGTGGCTTGTAATTGAAGGCAACAGAAGCGAGGCCCACATTTGGGGATTCCGTGAGGCCATTAAAAATATTATGAAGAAGGAAAGAGAAGATACCATCTTCCTCAAAGCTGGCCGTCGGATGAGGGCGGAGGCCGGAATCGACGGTGCCGCCGCAACCTGAGAGAAAAGAGGAGCGTCAGAGTTGTTGAAGTCGACAGCGAGCGCCATGGCCGAAGCGGATCCAATGCGCTCATAATTATCATTACTTGGAAGATAAGGCAGCGAAGAAAGCGAGCCCACTGCTCCTCCCGTTCAATTTGGCAGCGAGGATGCAGATTAAAACCGCAATAAATGAAACAGAAATCTCTTCAGAAATCAAAATTTGCGGGGAAAAAAACTACCATAAATGTATAGAAATGGCGGAATCTGTAACGGCCCATGATGCGCGGCACGCGATTACCATACCGCACGCGACACCACTCTCGAAATAAAATAATCCACGATTTTTGCTACGATTTCGGTTCCAAAGCAAACGCCTTACAGACTTACCATTTTGACACATTTTTCGGACCCACTGCGTCGTCCAATGGGAAGGCGAGTAGGTTCGTGAGCACGCGGAAATCCAAAGAAGAAATGTCGCGTTAGAAAAAACATAGAAGGTCACGAGTGGAATGCATCATCATCTCTTTCTTCTGCAAAACCTAAAAAATCGATCT is from Zingiber officinale cultivar Zhangliang unplaced genomic scaffold, Zo_v1.1 ctg97, whole genome shotgun sequence and encodes:
- the LOC122037850 gene encoding glutamic acid-rich protein-like produces the protein MEVLCRSQSGGAAFCSIMELCVAEIALAVEKTLLSLLLAMVSSSSQTASLVEGPDAIYRILRKSKDEAVPENKDDGDSDEDEEDDEDDNEQDEDQEDDDGAEDDPSGDENDNPEANGEGGNEEDDDNGDDDDDDDDGDEDEEEDEDEEDEEEDEEDDLPQPPAKKRK